One Phocaeicola dorei genomic region harbors:
- the rpmG gene encoding 50S ribosomal protein L33, producing MAKKAKGNRVQVILECTEMKDSGMPGTSRYITTKNRKNTTERLELKKYNPILKRVTVHKEIK from the coding sequence ATGGCAAAGAAGGCTAAAGGTAATAGAGTACAGGTAATCCTTGAATGCACAGAAATGAAGGATAGTGGTATGCCGGGAACTTCTCGTTACATTACAACAAAAAATAGAAAAAATACCACTGAAAGATTGGAACTTAAGAAGTACAATCCTATTTTGAAAAGAGTAACAGTTCACAAAGAAATTAAATAA
- the rpmB gene encoding 50S ribosomal protein L28 codes for MSKICQITGKKAMIGNNVSHSKRRTKRTFDVNLFTKKFYYVEQDCWISLNICANGLRVINKKGLDAALNEAVTKGYCDWKSIKIIG; via the coding sequence ATGTCGAAGATTTGTCAAATTACCGGAAAGAAAGCCATGATTGGCAACAATGTTTCACACTCTAAGAGAAGAACCAAAAGAACTTTTGATGTGAACTTGTTTACTAAGAAATTCTACTATGTAGAACAAGATTGCTGGATTAGCCTGAATATCTGCGCTAACGGCTTACGTGTGATTAATAAAAAAGGCTTGGATGCAGCGCTGAATGAAGCGGTAACCAAAGGCTATTGTGATTGGAAAAGCATCAAAATTATTGGTTAA
- a CDS encoding sigma-54-dependent transcriptional regulator: MDSILIIDDEPQIRKLLSRMMELEGYEVFQAADCQSTLKQLKLHNPQVVLCDVFLPDGNGVDMVTTIKKLYPELEVILLTAHGNIPDGVQAIKNGAFDYITKGDDNNKIIPLISRAMAQAKKNVGEKVKTEETQSFSFDAIKGKSEGMQQAVALARKVSATDVTVLLTGETGTGKEVFAQAIHRNSLRKENAFVAVNCSAFSKDLLESEIFGHKAGSFTGAMKDKKGLFEVADNGTIFLDEIGEMAFELQAKLLRVLEAGEYIKIGDTKPTKVNVRVISATNRDLKKEIEQGNFREDLYYRLSVFQIHLPPLRERKEDIELLAGSFIQLFSKKLGKQVEGMAPEFLNALKAADWRGNIRELRNVIERSMIVCDKQLTLQDLPIEIQNTRQEDYSGKNYSEFELAAMEKRHIAKVLQHTKGNKTEASRLLKIGLTTLYRKIEEYGI, translated from the coding sequence ATGGATAGTATTTTAATTATTGATGATGAACCGCAAATACGCAAACTTCTTTCGCGTATGATGGAATTGGAAGGTTACGAAGTATTCCAGGCAGCCGATTGCCAGTCTACATTGAAACAACTTAAGTTACATAATCCCCAAGTGGTGTTGTGTGATGTGTTTTTGCCGGACGGCAATGGAGTGGATATGGTTACAACCATCAAAAAACTCTATCCAGAATTGGAGGTGATACTTTTGACCGCCCACGGTAATATTCCGGATGGTGTGCAGGCAATCAAGAATGGAGCCTTTGATTATATCACCAAAGGGGATGATAATAATAAAATTATTCCGTTAATCAGCCGGGCTATGGCTCAGGCTAAAAAGAATGTAGGGGAAAAAGTGAAAACAGAAGAAACCCAAAGTTTCTCTTTTGACGCTATAAAAGGGAAGTCGGAGGGTATGCAACAAGCCGTAGCATTGGCCCGAAAGGTTTCGGCAACGGATGTTACAGTCTTGCTGACCGGAGAAACAGGCACGGGGAAAGAAGTCTTTGCACAAGCCATCCATCGCAACAGTCTTCGCAAAGAGAATGCTTTTGTGGCTGTAAACTGTTCTGCTTTTAGCAAAGATCTGCTTGAAAGCGAGATATTCGGTCATAAAGCCGGTTCGTTTACCGGAGCGATGAAAGATAAGAAGGGGCTGTTCGAAGTGGCCGATAACGGAACCATCTTTTTGGATGAAATAGGTGAAATGGCTTTCGAGCTGCAGGCCAAATTGCTTCGTGTGCTCGAAGCGGGAGAGTACATCAAGATAGGCGACACGAAACCGACGAAAGTGAATGTCCGCGTTATCTCCGCCACCAATCGGGACCTGAAAAAAGAAATAGAACAAGGTAATTTCCGTGAAGATCTTTATTATCGTCTTTCTGTTTTTCAGATACACCTCCCTCCTCTTCGTGAGCGCAAAGAAGACATCGAACTTTTGGCGGGAAGCTTTATCCAACTCTTTTCAAAAAAACTGGGGAAACAAGTGGAAGGGATGGCTCCGGAGTTCTTGAATGCTTTGAAAGCTGCCGACTGGAGAGGAAATATCCGTGAATTGCGAAACGTGATAGAACGCAGCATGATTGTCTGCGACAAACAGCTTACCTTACAAGATCTTCCTATTGAAATACAGAATACCCGACAGGAAGATTATTCCGGCAAGAATTATTCGGAGTTTGAACTGGCCGCTATGGAAAAACGTCATATTGCTAAAGTTCTGCAACATACTAAAGGAAACAAGACTGAGGCTTCACGTTTATTGAAAATAGGTTTGACTACTTTATATAGAAAAATAGAGGAATACGGTATTTAG
- the ftsY gene encoding signal recognition particle-docking protein FtsY, giving the protein MGFFNFFSKEKKETLDKGLSKTKESVFSKIARAVAGKSKVDDEVLDNLEEVLITSDVGVETTLNIIKRIEERVAKDKYVNTQELNKILREEIAALLTENNTVDSDDFTVPEGKKPYVIMVVGVNGVGKTTTIGKLAYQFKKAGKSVYLGAADTFRAAAVEQLDIWGERVGVPVIKQKMGSDPASVAFDTLSSAVANNADVVIIDTAGRLHNKVGLMNELTKIKNVMKKVVADAPHEVLLVLDGSTGQNAFEQAKQFTLATEVTAMAITKLDGTAKGGVVIGISEQFKIPVKYIGLGEGIEDMQVFRKKEFVDSLFGETE; this is encoded by the coding sequence ATGGGATTTTTTAATTTTTTCTCGAAAGAAAAGAAGGAAACTTTAGACAAAGGATTGTCCAAAACCAAAGAAAGTGTATTTAGTAAGATTGCCCGTGCCGTAGCTGGTAAATCAAAAGTAGACGATGAAGTATTGGATAATCTGGAAGAAGTGCTTATTACTTCGGATGTAGGCGTTGAAACAACTCTAAATATTATTAAACGCATTGAAGAAAGAGTTGCCAAAGATAAATATGTAAACACTCAGGAACTGAACAAGATTCTCCGTGAAGAGATAGCGGCATTATTGACTGAAAATAACACGGTGGATTCGGATGATTTCACTGTTCCGGAAGGTAAGAAGCCCTATGTCATCATGGTGGTAGGTGTAAACGGTGTGGGTAAAACTACAACCATTGGCAAATTGGCATATCAATTTAAGAAGGCGGGCAAATCCGTCTATTTGGGTGCCGCTGATACATTCCGTGCTGCCGCCGTAGAACAATTGGATATTTGGGGAGAAAGAGTAGGAGTGCCTGTTATTAAACAGAAAATGGGATCAGATCCCGCATCCGTAGCTTTTGATACCTTAAGCTCTGCCGTAGCTAATAATGCAGATGTAGTAATTATTGATACCGCAGGTCGTCTTCACAATAAAGTAGGTTTGATGAACGAGCTTACTAAAATCAAGAATGTGATGAAGAAAGTTGTTGCGGACGCACCTCACGAAGTATTGCTGGTTTTAGACGGTTCTACCGGTCAAAACGCATTTGAACAAGCAAAACAGTTTACTTTGGCTACAGAAGTTACTGCTATGGCAATTACCAAATTGGACGGAACAGCCAAGGGGGGCGTTGTAATTGGCATCTCAGAGCAGTTCAAAATTCCCGTAAAATATATTGGATTGGGCGAAGGTATTGAAGACATGCAGGTATTCCGCAAAAAAGAATTTGTAGACTCACTATTTGGAGAGACTGAATAA
- the tsaD gene encoding tRNA (adenosine(37)-N6)-threonylcarbamoyltransferase complex transferase subunit TsaD has product MDTIILGIESSCDDTSAAVIKNGVLLSNVVSSQAVHEAYGGVVPELASRAHQQNIVPVVHEALKRAGVTKEQLSAVAFTRGPGLMGSLLVGVSFAKGFARSLNIPMIDVNHLQAHVLAHFIKESEEDNNQPKFPFLCLLVSGGNSQIILVKAYNNMEVLGQTIDDAAGEAIDKCSKVMGLGYPGGPIIDKLARQGNPKAFTFSKPHIPDYNYSFSGLKTSFLYSLRDWLKEDPDFIEHHKNDLAASLEATIVDILMDKLRKAAKNLKINEVAVAGGVSANNGLRNSFREHAGKYGWNIYIPKFSFTTDNAAMIAITGYYKYLDNDFCTIDKPAYSRVTI; this is encoded by the coding sequence ATGGATACAATTATATTAGGTATAGAATCTTCCTGTGACGACACATCAGCCGCAGTTATCAAGAATGGCGTATTGTTGTCCAACGTAGTGTCCAGCCAGGCTGTTCACGAAGCTTACGGAGGGGTGGTTCCCGAATTGGCGTCACGTGCCCATCAACAAAACATTGTACCGGTGGTGCACGAAGCCTTAAAAAGGGCAGGAGTTACCAAGGAGCAACTAAGCGCCGTTGCATTCACCCGAGGACCCGGCTTGATGGGATCATTACTGGTCGGAGTATCTTTTGCGAAAGGTTTCGCACGTTCATTAAATATACCAATGATTGATGTTAACCACCTGCAAGCCCATGTGTTAGCCCATTTCATTAAAGAATCGGAAGAAGACAACAACCAACCTAAATTCCCTTTCTTGTGCCTGCTGGTGTCAGGAGGAAACTCACAGATAATATTGGTAAAGGCCTATAATAATATGGAAGTTTTGGGACAAACTATTGACGATGCAGCAGGAGAAGCTATCGACAAATGTTCTAAAGTAATGGGCTTAGGTTATCCCGGAGGTCCTATCATTGATAAACTGGCACGTCAAGGCAATCCCAAAGCGTTCACTTTCAGTAAACCACATATTCCGGACTATAACTATAGCTTCAGTGGACTAAAGACTTCTTTCCTATACTCTTTGCGTGACTGGTTGAAAGAAGATCCCGATTTCATCGAGCATCATAAAAACGACTTGGCTGCTTCATTAGAAGCGACTATTGTAGATATTTTAATGGATAAGCTGAGAAAAGCAGCCAAAAATCTCAAAATAAATGAAGTGGCAGTAGCCGGAGGGGTATCAGCCAATAACGGGCTTCGTAACTCATTCCGCGAACATGCCGGGAAATATGGTTGGAATATCTATATCCCGAAGTTCAGCTTTACTACGGATAATGCTGCAATGATCGCAATTACCGGTTATTACAAGTACCTGGACAATGATTTTTGCACTATAGACAAGCCCGCTTATTCACGGGTAACTATTTAA
- a CDS encoding sugar O-acetyltransferase: MNEIDKMRNSQLADMEKPEIQASFIHAKKLVAQLRMMSTYDDGFREVLEELVPGIPSTSVICPPFYCDHGHGIRLGEHVFVNANCTFLDGGYITIGAHTLIGPNVQIYTPHHPVDYITRREPKEYAYPVTIGEDCWIGGGAILCPGVKIGHRCIIGAGSVVTKDIPDNSVAVGNPAKVIRKVD; this comes from the coding sequence ATGAACGAGATAGACAAAATGCGTAACAGTCAGCTGGCCGATATGGAGAAACCGGAAATACAGGCCAGTTTCATACACGCCAAAAAACTAGTGGCCCAATTACGGATGATGAGTACATACGATGATGGTTTTAGGGAAGTGCTGGAAGAATTAGTGCCGGGTATCCCTTCCACTTCTGTCATCTGTCCACCATTTTACTGTGATCATGGACACGGCATCCGCTTAGGAGAGCATGTCTTTGTGAATGCCAACTGTACATTTTTAGACGGTGGATATATCACCATAGGAGCACATACATTGATAGGACCCAATGTACAGATCTATACTCCACATCATCCGGTAGATTACATAACCCGACGCGAACCCAAAGAGTATGCATATCCCGTAACTATCGGAGAAGATTGCTGGATAGGAGGAGGAGCTATTCTTTGTCCCGGAGTAAAAATAGGTCATCGCTGTATTATCGGAGCTGGAAGTGTCGTAACTAAAGACATTCCCGACAATTCCGTTGCTGTAGGTAATCCAGCCAAAGTGATTAGAAAAGTTGATTAA
- a CDS encoding glycine betaine ABC transporter substrate-binding protein — protein MKKILYFLSFLLLLTSCSGKKDDKTISIGYINWDDGIALTYLTEVILEQQGYHVILKNADPAPIYATMARGKVDLLMDAWLPATQADYMKQYGKNLEILGKIYPDARIGLVVPDYVDIHSIDQLNANKEKFGGEIIGIDAGAGIMHAADMAIEKYNLDYKLLESSGPAMTAVLKRAIDEHQWIVVTGWTPHWMFTRFKLKFLEDPKGIFGKAETITAIACKGFGEQHPFVVKLIENIHLSTEEISSLLDDVSQNEYNEKEGAEKWVKEHQELVDSWIPQK, from the coding sequence ATGAAGAAAATACTATATTTTTTGTCTTTCCTCCTGTTGCTTACCTCTTGCAGCGGGAAAAAAGATGATAAGACAATAAGCATTGGATACATAAACTGGGACGATGGCATCGCTCTGACCTATTTAACGGAAGTGATTCTTGAACAACAAGGTTATCATGTCATTTTAAAGAATGCTGATCCAGCTCCTATCTATGCAACAATGGCCCGTGGCAAAGTAGATTTGCTGATGGATGCTTGGTTACCAGCCACACAGGCCGATTATATGAAACAATACGGAAAGAATCTGGAAATCTTAGGCAAGATCTATCCAGATGCCCGTATCGGTCTGGTAGTCCCCGATTATGTGGACATTCATTCTATTGACCAATTAAATGCCAACAAAGAAAAATTCGGAGGCGAGATTATCGGCATTGATGCCGGCGCAGGGATTATGCATGCTGCAGATATGGCCATAGAAAAATACAATCTGGATTACAAATTGCTGGAGTCTAGCGGACCGGCTATGACCGCAGTACTAAAAAGAGCCATTGACGAACATCAATGGATTGTGGTGACGGGATGGACTCCCCATTGGATGTTCACCCGCTTTAAATTAAAATTTTTAGAAGACCCGAAAGGCATTTTTGGTAAAGCGGAAACAATTACAGCCATTGCCTGCAAAGGATTTGGTGAGCAACACCCGTTTGTGGTAAAACTGATAGAAAACATACATCTGAGCACCGAAGAAATCAGCAGCTTGCTGGATGATGTATCACAAAATGAATATAATGAAAAAGAAGGAGCGGAAAAATGGGTAAAAGAACATCAGGAGCTGGTAGATTCCTGGATTCCCCAGAAATAG
- a CDS encoding DUF4295 domain-containing protein, giving the protein MAKKTVATLQTGKEGRSYTKVIKMVKSPKTGAYIFDEQMVPNEKVQDFFKK; this is encoded by the coding sequence ATGGCAAAGAAAACAGTCGCAACCCTTCAGACAGGTAAAGAAGGACGTTCTTATACTAAGGTTATCAAGATGGTTAAATCTCCGAAAACAGGAGCTTACATCTTCGATGAGCAAATGGTACCTAACGAAAAAGTTCAAGACTTTTTCAAGAAATAA
- the map gene encoding type I methionyl aminopeptidase: MKRNKINWRVPKGMELTELDKKVLYYQDRGHLVPSRELIKTPEQIEGIRRSGIINTGVLDLVEREIHAGMSTLEIDKLVYEYTKDHGGIPATLGYEGFPKSCCTSINEVVCHGIPNEFDILEEGDIINVDCTTILDGYYADASRMFTIGKTTPQKEKLVRVAKECLEIGMEAAKPFGFVGDIGHTIEKHAKKNGFSVVRDLCGHGVGIEFHEEPDVEHFGKKGTGMLLVPGMVFTIEPMINMGTWEVFIDEEDGWTVVTEDEQPSAQWEHTFVMTDNGLEILTH, translated from the coding sequence ATGAAAAGAAATAAAATAAACTGGAGAGTGCCCAAAGGTATGGAACTCACAGAGTTAGATAAAAAGGTTCTCTATTATCAAGATAGAGGTCATTTGGTGCCTTCACGTGAACTGATTAAGACACCAGAACAGATTGAAGGAATACGCCGTAGCGGTATTATCAATACCGGAGTGCTAGACCTTGTAGAACGCGAGATCCATGCAGGCATGAGCACATTGGAAATAGACAAACTAGTTTATGAATACACTAAAGATCATGGCGGCATTCCTGCAACCTTAGGCTATGAAGGTTTTCCAAAAAGTTGCTGCACCTCTATCAATGAGGTTGTTTGTCACGGTATTCCTAATGAATTCGACATTCTGGAAGAAGGAGATATTATCAATGTGGATTGTACTACCATTCTTGATGGTTATTATGCCGACGCATCGCGTATGTTTACCATTGGAAAAACCACACCTCAGAAAGAGAAACTGGTACGAGTAGCTAAAGAATGTTTGGAGATAGGCATGGAAGCTGCAAAACCATTTGGTTTTGTGGGAGACATAGGACATACCATTGAAAAACATGCTAAAAAAAATGGATTCTCAGTAGTGCGTGATCTCTGCGGACACGGAGTAGGCATAGAGTTTCATGAAGAACCGGATGTAGAACATTTTGGAAAAAAAGGAACTGGTATGCTATTGGTCCCGGGAATGGTTTTTACCATTGAACCAATGATCAATATGGGAACATGGGAAGTCTTCATTGATGAGGAAGATGGCTGGACTGTAGTCACCGAAGACGAACAGCCGTCTGCACAGTGGGAACATACTTTCGTTATGACAGATAACGGACTTGAAATTCTGACACATTAA
- a CDS encoding DMT family transporter, with protein sequence MNVIKSKFVYHLMAIITVAIWGTTFVSTKILIQHGLSPSDIFFYRFTLAYLCMWCISYKKLFANRIKDELLLLLAGLCGGTIYFITENTALGITLASNVSLIVCTSPVLTTLLSYLFRRKEPFTRHLVYGSIMALIGVGLVVFNGSFILKINPLGDILSLTAALMWAFYCLILKQLDNHYSIVFITRKVFFYGVLTILPMFLFRPLNWDNVLMMQPIVFGNLLFLGFVASMLCFIAWNACVKELGAVKSTNYIYIIPLVTLLTSAVIINEKITWIALTGCFLILCGVYLAERKTNPTFEAKS encoded by the coding sequence ATGAATGTAATCAAATCAAAGTTCGTCTATCACTTAATGGCAATAATCACTGTAGCTATCTGGGGGACTACTTTTGTTTCTACTAAGATTCTAATCCAACATGGATTAAGTCCTTCCGACATCTTCTTTTATCGTTTCACTCTGGCCTATCTTTGCATGTGGTGTATTTCTTATAAAAAACTATTTGCCAATAGAATAAAAGATGAATTGTTACTTTTATTGGCCGGATTATGTGGAGGAACTATTTATTTCATTACTGAAAATACGGCTCTCGGTATCACATTAGCCTCCAACGTGTCTCTGATAGTATGCACATCACCTGTTCTGACCACACTACTTTCTTATTTGTTCAGAAGAAAAGAACCTTTCACCCGCCATCTTGTTTACGGATCGATCATGGCTTTGATAGGAGTGGGGCTAGTTGTTTTCAACGGCAGTTTCATTCTGAAAATTAATCCTTTGGGAGATATTCTTTCACTGACCGCTGCATTGATGTGGGCATTTTATTGCCTTATTCTCAAACAATTGGATAATCATTATTCTATCGTATTCATTACCCGTAAAGTATTCTTCTACGGAGTGCTGACCATTCTGCCCATGTTTTTATTCCGTCCGTTAAATTGGGACAATGTCTTGATGATGCAACCCATCGTGTTTGGAAATCTTCTCTTTTTGGGATTTGTCGCCTCCATGCTCTGCTTCATAGCCTGGAATGCATGTGTCAAGGAATTGGGAGCCGTAAAAAGTACAAACTATATTTATATCATCCCTTTGGTAACTCTTCTTACTTCAGCGGTCATTATTAATGAAAAGATAACTTGGATAGCCCTTACCGGCTGTTTTCTTATCTTGTGTGGTGTATATTTGGCAGAACGGAAAACAAATCCTACATTTGAGGCGAAATCTTAA
- a CDS encoding glycine betaine/L-proline ABC transporter ATP-binding protein: protein MNKIEIKDLYLVFGPEKQKAFRMLKERKRKNEILKATNCTVAVKNANLTIKEGEFFVIMGLSGSGKSTLLRCINRLIKPTKGQVLINGTDITAASDKELLEMRRREIAMVFQNFGLLPHRSVLSNIAFGLELQGVPKQEREKKAMKSMEIVGLKGHQNQMVGQLSGGMQQRVGLARALANDPEILLMDEAFSALDPLIRVQMQDEMLALQSKMKKTIVFITHDLSEAIKLGDRIAIMRDGEVVQVGTSEEILTEPANDYVARFVENVDRSKIITAGSIMITRPAVARLRKEGPEVLIRKMKERDITVLPVIDENDKLIGEITLESAAILRHKGIKSIKEAVQSEVHSVTEDTKIEDLLPLITKTNSPIYVVNEERELKGLVPLSSIVVEMTGKDKEEINELIQNAIEL from the coding sequence ATGAACAAAATAGAAATAAAAGACTTATATCTTGTTTTCGGTCCGGAAAAGCAGAAAGCGTTCCGGATGTTGAAAGAAAGAAAAAGAAAAAATGAAATTTTAAAGGCGACTAATTGTACTGTAGCAGTTAAAAACGCCAATCTGACAATCAAAGAAGGAGAGTTCTTCGTAATCATGGGGCTATCGGGTAGTGGCAAATCAACTTTATTGCGCTGCATAAACCGATTAATCAAACCCACAAAAGGACAAGTACTGATTAATGGAACAGATATTACTGCCGCATCTGATAAGGAATTGTTGGAAATGCGTCGCCGGGAGATAGCTATGGTGTTCCAAAATTTTGGTTTGTTACCTCATCGCAGTGTTTTAAGCAATATTGCATTCGGTCTTGAACTCCAAGGAGTTCCCAAACAAGAACGTGAGAAAAAAGCCATGAAGAGTATGGAAATAGTCGGGCTGAAAGGACATCAGAATCAGATGGTCGGACAACTTTCCGGCGGAATGCAGCAACGTGTCGGGTTGGCACGCGCTTTGGCAAATGATCCGGAAATATTACTGATGGATGAAGCCTTTTCCGCTTTGGACCCATTGATCCGCGTACAAATGCAAGATGAAATGCTGGCGCTGCAATCCAAAATGAAAAAGACCATCGTCTTTATCACGCATGATTTGAGCGAAGCAATTAAACTGGGTGACCGCATTGCCATTATGAGAGACGGAGAAGTGGTGCAAGTCGGAACTTCAGAAGAAATTTTAACAGAACCAGCCAATGACTATGTGGCAAGATTTGTAGAAAATGTGGACCGGAGCAAAATCATAACGGCAGGAAGTATTATGATAACCCGTCCCGCCGTAGCCCGTCTGCGTAAAGAAGGTCCCGAGGTTCTGATCAGAAAGATGAAAGAAAGAGATATTACCGTGCTTCCTGTGATAGATGAAAATGACAAGCTGATAGGAGAGATTACATTGGAAAGTGCCGCCATTCTTCGGCATAAAGGTATAAAATCAATCAAGGAAGCCGTACAAAGTGAAGTACATTCCGTTACGGAGGACACAAAGATTGAGGATCTGCTTCCCTTAATTACGAAAACCAATTCTCCCATTTATGTGGTAAATGAAGAACGCGAACTGAAAGGCTTGGTTCCTCTATCGTCCATCGTAGTAGAGATGACCGGAAAAGATAAAGAAGAAATTAATGAACTTATTCAAAACGCTATCGAATTATGA
- a CDS encoding winged helix-turn-helix domain-containing protein, whose product MDKHQIGVNAGKVWKLLNDNKRWSYCDLKRASELSDRDLNAAIGWLARENKIDFECSNGDDCLFLSVNVYIG is encoded by the coding sequence ATGGATAAACATCAAATTGGAGTAAACGCAGGAAAAGTTTGGAAACTGCTGAATGACAATAAACGGTGGAGTTATTGTGATTTAAAAAGAGCTTCAGAGTTGTCTGACAGAGATTTGAATGCAGCTATAGGTTGGCTGGCCAGAGAGAATAAAATAGACTTTGAATGTTCTAACGGAGACGATTGCCTGTTTCTGAGCGTCAATGTTTATATTGGCTGA
- a CDS encoding ABC transporter permease, which translates to MINIGKYIETAINWLTENFAPLFDAINVGIGGFIDGFQNILMWIPFYVTIALLAILAWYKSGKGVSIFTILGLLLIWGMGFWNETMQTLALVLSSTIIALIMGLPLGIWSANSKRCDKILHPILDLMQTMPAFVYLIPAVLFFGLGTVPGAFATIIFAMPPVVRLTSLGIKQVPKNVIEASRSFGATPMQLLFKVQLPLALPTIMTGINQTILMSLSMVVIAAMIAAGGLGEIVLKGITQMKIGLGFEGGIAVVILAIILDRITQGLGKQKKGK; encoded by the coding sequence ATGATAAACATAGGAAAATATATAGAAACAGCCATCAACTGGCTCACAGAAAACTTTGCCCCTCTTTTCGACGCCATCAATGTTGGAATAGGCGGGTTCATAGATGGGTTCCAAAACATATTGATGTGGATACCTTTTTATGTAACAATAGCATTGCTGGCCATCCTGGCTTGGTATAAATCGGGAAAAGGAGTCAGCATTTTTACCATTTTAGGATTATTACTGATTTGGGGAATGGGATTTTGGAACGAAACCATGCAGACTTTAGCATTGGTGCTTTCGTCTACCATCATCGCTCTTATCATGGGACTTCCATTGGGAATATGGAGCGCAAACAGCAAACGATGTGATAAAATTCTGCATCCTATCCTCGACCTGATGCAAACGATGCCTGCTTTCGTCTATCTGATTCCTGCCGTACTCTTTTTCGGGCTGGGAACCGTTCCGGGAGCTTTTGCCACCATTATTTTTGCCATGCCTCCCGTAGTGCGTCTGACCAGCCTGGGTATCAAGCAAGTACCGAAGAATGTTATAGAAGCTTCGCGCTCTTTTGGTGCGACACCTATGCAATTATTATTCAAGGTACAATTACCGCTGGCATTGCCCACCATCATGACCGGTATAAACCAGACAATCCTAATGTCGCTCTCCATGGTGGTCATTGCCGCTATGATTGCAGCCGGAGGGTTAGGGGAAATCGTATTGAAAGGTATCACGCAGATGAAAATAGGTTTAGGTTTCGAAGGCGGTATCGCAGTAGTCATCCTAGCCATCATTCTGGATAGAATAACACAAGGACTTGGAAAACAAAAGAAAGGGAAATAA
- a CDS encoding CinA family protein → MSVEGKFLSKEINDLFWREGLTLVTAESCTAGSVAAAITAVAGSSHFFKGGIIAYSNEIKENLLGVNHGTLETHGAVSEETVIEMVKGAMKSMNSDCAVATSGIAGPTGGTPDKPVGTIWIAAGCKDKVITLKLEGDEGRNKNIANATQNALQLLRKLFQNEENEQ, encoded by the coding sequence ATGTCAGTAGAAGGTAAATTTTTAAGTAAAGAGATTAACGATTTGTTTTGGAGAGAAGGCCTGACACTCGTTACTGCCGAGAGTTGCACGGCAGGAAGTGTGGCGGCCGCTATTACAGCCGTTGCCGGAAGTTCACACTTCTTTAAAGGTGGAATTATCGCCTATTCCAACGAAATAAAGGAAAATCTGTTGGGGGTAAACCACGGAACTTTAGAAACTCATGGGGCTGTAAGTGAAGAAACCGTTATCGAAATGGTAAAAGGGGCGATGAAATCGATGAATTCTGATTGTGCTGTAGCAACTTCAGGTATCGCAGGGCCCACAGGAGGTACCCCCGACAAGCCGGTAGGTACCATTTGGATTGCTGCCGGATGTAAAGACAAAGTGATTACACTGAAATTGGAAGGCGACGAAGGAAGAAACAAAAACATTGCAAATGCAACCCAAAATGCACTGCAACTGCTCCGAAAGTTGTTCCAAAACGAAGAAAATGAGCAGTAA